A stretch of DNA from Thalassococcus arenae:
GGGCCTGGAAGGGCGGACAAGCCCGCGAGCGGTGGTTGAACTCGGGGCGCGAACAGCAACCCGGGCGCCTGAACGACTTGCGCCACATCGTCTACAAATCCGCCGACGCGCCGTGGCGACGGACCCGCGACAATCTGGGCCTGATGATGAAAGAAGGGCTGCTGAAGGAAAACATCGACGGCGAGGCGCTGGAATGGGCGCACCGCCGTATGATCGGGCGGCCCGAGGCGCGCAAGATCCTGATGGTGATTTCCGACGGCGCCCCGGTGGACGACTCAACTTTGTCCGTCAACCCCGCGAATTACCTTGAAAAACACCTGCGCGACGTGATCGCCATGGTCGAGCGCAAGAAGCAGGTGGAGTTGCTGGCCATCGGCATCGGCCACGACGTGACGCGCTATTACGACCGCGCCGTAACGATCACCGATGTCGAGCAGCTGGCCGGCGCGATGACCGAACAGCTGGCCTCGTTGTTCGACAAAGACCCGCGCGCCCGGGCCCGCATCCTCGGGATCAGGCGCGCGAGCTGACCGGCTTGACCGGTGCGCCGTGACGCGGCGCCCGGGAAAAGACCGCCGCGACGAAGGCACGAAAGGCGGCGCGTCTTGCGCTGCGGCGCTGGTGGTTCGCCTGGCGCAGGTCATCGCTTGCGGGAACGTGGCGTGCGGCACGGTGGGTCATGTGAGCGGTGTCGAAGGGGGTGAACATCGCGGCTCTCCTTGGTTGATGTCCCATCCTCGCCCGGACCGCGGCGGCGCGCTTGAAGACAGTCCTGTCTTTTCCCTTGGAAACCCCTGAGAAACGATCCGAAGCTTGCGGAAACGCTTGTGACGGACCCGGTAGCGGCGTTTACTTTCGCCATGCGCCACGCCTTTGCCACCTGCCTGCTGGACACGGACACGCTGAGCCTGACCCGTGCGGGAACGCCCGTGCCCGTCGAGCCTCAGGTCTTCGACCTGATCCGCCTGCTGGTCGAGAACCCGGGCCGCGTGGTGACCCGCGACGAAATCGTCGAGGCGGTATGGAAGGGCCGCATCGTGTCGGGATCCGCCATCTCCGCCCGCATCGCCGCCGCGCGAAAGGCAGTGGGCGACGATGGCAAGGCGCAGAGCGTCATCCGCACCGTGGCGCGGCGGGGCTTGCAGATGGTGGCGGGAGGTGACGGGCGACAGCGCGCCTACGCCATCGGCCCCTGCCACCCGCGCGCCGCCGGTCCGCTATGCCCGCAACCGGGCGGGCCGAACGCTGGCCTGGGCCGCCAACGGCACCGGCCCGCCGGTCCTGCGCATCGGCGCGCCGATGATCAACGTCGCCGAGCAGTGGACCTTCCCTTCGGAACGCCCGCTGATCGACGCGCTCTCGGCGCGCCATCGTCTGGTGCATTTCGATGCCTCGGGCTTCGGACTGAGCGAACCGAGCCCCGAACCCTTTCAGATAGATACCCTGATCGACGACATCCTGACGGTGGCCGACGCGGCGGGGATCGACCGCTTTGCCTTTCTCTCGGAATCCGGCGCCTCGCTGGCCGCCGTGCGCCTGGCCGCGCGGCACCCGGACCGGATCACCAAAATGGCGCTGGTCGGCGGCTATGTCGACGGGCGCGCCCGGCGCGGGCCCGCCACTTCACCCGACCCGATCCGCGGATTGATCGAGGAAGGCTGGACCACCGGCGGCGGCGGTCTGGCGCTGGCCTACCAGCTGAGTTATTTTCCCGAGGGCCCGATGGATATGCTCAAGGCGATGGTCGAGCGCGAGCAAACGACCGCCTCGGAGGCGCAGATGCTGCGGCTGCGCGATGTCGTAAACACCGACAGCATCGCCGACATCCTGCCGCGCGTTCAATGCCCGACGCTGATCGTCCAGGGCCGCAGCAACGCCGTGCATCCGCTGTCCGAGGCGCAAAAGCTGGCCGCGGGCATTCCAAAGGCCGAACTGGTGGTGCTGGATACCGCCAACCACGTCCCCCTGCCCGGCAACGCGGTCTGGGCGGACTACCTGGACATCCTGCTGGACTTCCTCGCACCGTGACCGGCGCGCCGTTTGCGCTTGCCGCAACGACGCTGCCCGGCAATGCTGGGTCATGAAATTTCGATTTGCCGATTGCGAACTTGAAACCGATACCCGCCGCCTGTCCCGCAACGGCACGGTCGTACCGGTGGAACCGCAGGTCTTCGACCTGATCACGCTGCTGGCGGCGCATCCCGACCGTGTGGTCAGCCGCGACGAGATCGTCGAGGCGGTCTGGCAGGGCCGCATCGTGTCCGAATCCGCCATCTCCGCCCGCATCGCGGCGGCGCGCAAGGCGTTGGGCGACGATGGCAAGGCACAGCGCGTGATCCGCACCGTGGCGCGGCGCGGGTTGCAGATGGTGGCGGAGGTGACGGAACACACCAGCCCGGCACCGGCCGCGTCGACCGCGCCAATCCAGGCCCACCAGGCGATCCGCTTTGCCCGCGCGCCGGACGGTGCCAGCATCGCCTATGCGCTGACCGGCGACGGACCGCCGCTGTTTCTGGCCTGGCATTTCCCCACCAACCTGGAACGCGATTGGTCGGACCCCGATTGCCGCCCGTTCTTCGATGCGGTCGGCGATGGTCGCCGCCTGCTGCGCTACGATCATCGCGGTTGCGGCCAGTCCGATCCGTCCCTGCCCGATATCGACCTGGATCGCGCGGCCGACGACCTGTACGCCGTCGCCGACGCCGCGGGGTTCGACACGTTCGACATGCTGGCGATGTCCGGCGGAGCGATCTTTTCGGTGGCTTTCGCCGCGCGCTATCCCGAACGGCTGCGCAAACTGGTACTGATGGGCGGCTACGTCGATGGCCGGTCGCGCCGCGGAGCCAAGCGACAGGACGAGAATACCGAGGCCATCGTCGCGCTGATCCGCGACGGCTGGACAACGCCCGGCAGCCCGCTGATCGGCGCCTGGCTGAGCGCCTATTACCCCGATGCCAGCCGCCAGACGGTGCAGAACTGGACGCGCAACATCCAGCTGGCCAGCGGGGTCGAGTCGCTTCTGGTGATGCGGTCGATGGTCAACACCGTGTCGATCGCCGATCTGTTGCCGCAGGTCCGCACGCCGACGCTGGTCCTGCACAGCCGCGACGACGCTGTGCATCCGCTGAGCGAGGGGCGCAAGCTGGCCCAGGGTATTCCCGGTGCCGAACTGGTGGTGATCGACAGCGCCAACCACAACCCCTTTCCCGGGATGCCCGGCTGGGACAGCTTTCTGAGCGAATTCAACGCTTTTCTTTCATCCTGACCGCACCGCCTCTGGCGCAGGGCGCGCAACTTGCTAATCTCCGCCGCGCAGGAGGGGACGATGTTCCAGAGTTTCACCGAAACAGCCTCGCCCGATCAGGGCCCGCCGCGGCTGGCGGCGTTGCGGGCGCGGATGGCCGAGGCCGGGCTGGACGGGTTCATCGTGCCACGCGCCGATGCCCACCAGGGTGAATACGTGGCGCCACGCGACGACCGGCTGGCCTGGCTGACCGGGTTCACCGGCTCGGCCGGGTGGTGCGTGGCGCTGGCCGACCGCGCCGGCGTCTTCGTCGACGGTCGCTATCGGGTGCAGATCAAACGGCAGGTGGCGGATGTCTTCGAACCGGTCGCCTGGCCCGAGACGTCACTGGGCGACTGGATTTCCTCCGCATTGCCGAAGGGGGTTATCGGATTCGATCCGTGGCTGCTGAGCGTCGAACAGAAGCGCGGGCTGGAGGCGAAGCTGGAGCAGGTGGCTCTTCGGGCCTGCGAAAACCTTGTCGATGCGATCTGGGCCGATCAACC
This window harbors:
- a CDS encoding alpha/beta fold hydrolase; its protein translation is MKFRFADCELETDTRRLSRNGTVVPVEPQVFDLITLLAAHPDRVVSRDEIVEAVWQGRIVSESAISARIAAARKALGDDGKAQRVIRTVARRGLQMVAEVTEHTSPAPAASTAPIQAHQAIRFARAPDGASIAYALTGDGPPLFLAWHFPTNLERDWSDPDCRPFFDAVGDGRRLLRYDHRGCGQSDPSLPDIDLDRAADDLYAVADAAGFDTFDMLAMSGGAIFSVAFAARYPERLRKLVLMGGYVDGRSRRGAKRQDENTEAIVALIRDGWTTPGSPLIGAWLSAYYPDASRQTVQNWTRNIQLASGVESLLVMRSMVNTVSIADLLPQVRTPTLVLHSRDDAVHPLSEGRKLAQGIPGAELVVIDSANHNPFPGMPGWDSFLSEFNAFLSS
- a CDS encoding alpha/beta fold hydrolase, encoding MTGDSAPTPSAPATRAPPVRYARNRAGRTLAWAANGTGPPVLRIGAPMINVAEQWTFPSERPLIDALSARHRLVHFDASGFGLSEPSPEPFQIDTLIDDILTVADAAGIDRFAFLSESGASLAAVRLAARHPDRITKMALVGGYVDGRARRGPATSPDPIRGLIEEGWTTGGGGLALAYQLSYFPEGPMDMLKAMVEREQTTASEAQMLRLRDVVNTDSIADILPRVQCPTLIVQGRSNAVHPLSEAQKLAAGIPKAELVVLDTANHVPLPGNAVWADYLDILLDFLAP